Proteins from a genomic interval of Arvicanthis niloticus isolate mArvNil1 chromosome 26, mArvNil1.pat.X, whole genome shotgun sequence:
- the LOC143438805 gene encoding olfactory receptor 8C8-like has translation MPHNVKMNMENESSVSEFILMGLTDQPELQLPLFILFLLNYTATVMGNLSLMNLICLNSNLHTPMYFFIFNLSFIDFCYSMVFTPKMLMSFFIEKNTISFKGCMTQLFFFLFFVNSESYVLTAMAYDRYVAICQPLLYKAVMSPGICCLLICGTYLMGFVSALFHTGFMTRLNFCDSNIINHYMCDIFPLFRLSCSSTYLNELVSSAVVGTAIILCCLIILISYGMILYNIIHMSSGKGWSKALGTCGSHLITVSLFYVTGMLAYVKPSSAETVGQGKIFSVFYTFLVPMLNPLIYSLRNKDVKLAVKKTWKRLTC, from the coding sequence ATGCCACACAACGTGAAAATGAATATGGAAAATGAGTCTTCTGTGTCTGAGTTTATTCTTATGGGACTGACAGACCAAcctgagctccagctgccctTATTTATTCTGTTCCTGTTGAACTACACAGCCACTGTGATGGGCAACTTGAGCTTAATGAATCTCATTTGCCTAAACTCAAACcttcacacccccatgtactttttCATCTTCAACCTGTCCTTCATTGATTTTTGTTATTCAATGGTCTTTACCCCCAAAATGCTTATGAGTTTCTTTATAGAGAAGAACACCATCTCCTTCAAAGGATGTATGACTCagctgtttttcttcttattttttgtgAACTCTGAGAGCTATGTGCTGACAGCcatggcctatgatcgctatgtggccatctgtcagCCACTGCTCTACAAAGCTGTGATGTCACCTGGGATCTGTTGTCTGTTGATATGTGGCACTTACTTGATGGGGTTTGTTAGTGCCTTGTTCCACACAGGTTTTATGACAAGGCTCAACTTTTGTGATTCTAACATCATCAACCACTACATGTGTGACATCTTCCCTCTCTTTCGGCTCTCCTGCAGTAGCACCTATCTCAATGAGCTTGTGAGCTCTGCTGTGGTGGGTACAGCTATTATCTTATGCTGCCTCATTATCTTAATATCTTATGGTATGATCCTTTATAATATCATACATATGTCATCAGGTAAGGGTTGGTCCAAAGCCTTGGGAACTTGTGGGTCTCACCTCATAACTGTTAGTCTATTCTATGTAACTGGGATGCTTGCTTATGTCAAGCCATCATCTGCTGAGACTGTGGGCCAGGGAaaaattttctctgtattttatacatttttggtGCCTATGCTGAATCCTCTAATTTATAGCCTTAGAAACAAGGATGTCAAACTTGCTGTGAAAAAAACCTGGAAGAGACTCACATGTTAA
- the LOC143438806 gene encoding olfactory receptor 8C8-like, translated as MLHRKQIIMENDSLLSEFILMGLTDQPELQLPLFFLFLMNYTATVMGNLSLMSLIFLSSNLHTPMYFFIFNLSFIDFCYSFVFTPKMLMSFFLEKNTISFRGCMTQLFFFCFFVNSESYVLTAMAYDRYVAICKPLLYKAIMIPRICGLLMFMSYLMGFASAMILTSLMFRLSFCNSNIINHYMCDIFPVIRVSCSDTYLNELVSSAVVGTGIILCSLLILISYALILFNIIHMSSGKGWSKALGTCGSHIITVSFFYGSGLLAYVKPSSPETVGRGKIFSVFYTFLVPMLNPLIYSLQNKDVKVAVKKTLKRIIS; from the coding sequence ATGTTACACAGGAAGCAAATAATTATGGAAAATGACTCTTTGTTGTCTGAATTTATTCTTATGGGACTGACAGACCAACCTGAGCTCCAGCTCCCACTATTTTTTCTGTTCTTGATGAACTACACAGCCACTGTGATGGGCAACTTGAGCTTAATGAGTCTCATTTTCTTGAGTTCAAACcttcacacccccatgtactttttCATCTTCAATCTGTCCTTCATTGATTTTTGTTATTCATTTGTCTTTACCCCCAAAATGCTGATGAGTTTCTTTTTAGAGAAGAACACCATCTCCTTCAGAGGATGCATGACTCAgctgtttttcttctgcttttttgtGAACTCTGAGAGTTATGTGCTGACAGCcatggcctatgatcgctatgtggccatctgtaagCCTTTACTGTACAAGGCTATCATGATACCTAGGATCTGTGGTCTGCTGATGTTTATGTCATATTTGATGGGGTTTGCTAGTGCCATGATCCTCACAAGCTTAATGTTTAGGCTCAGCTTTTGCAATAGCAACATCATCAATCATTACATGTGTGACATCTTCCCTGTTATTCGGGTCTCCTGCAGTGACACCTATCTCAATGAGCTTGTGAGCTCTGCTGTGGTGGGTACAGGTATCATTTTATGTTCCCTCCTTATCTTAATCTCTTATGCACTGATTCTTTTCAATATTATTCATATGTCCTCAGGTAAGGGTTGGTCCAAAGCCTTGGGCACTTGTGGGTCCCACATCATCACTGTTAGTTTCTTCTATGGATCTGGGCTCCTTGCTTATGTCAAGCCATCATCTCCTGAGACTGTGGGTCGAGGGaaaattttctcagtgttttatACATTTCTGGTGCCTATGCTGAACCCTCTCATTTACAGTCTCCAGAACAAAGATGTCAAAGTTGCTGTGAAGAAAACCTTGAAGAGAATCATAAGTTAA